A genomic window from Salvia miltiorrhiza cultivar Shanhuang (shh) chromosome 5, IMPLAD_Smil_shh, whole genome shotgun sequence includes:
- the LOC130986767 gene encoding beta-galactosidase 3-like translates to MGTKYLSSSFTLMVLILLVMGCEMIKCSVSYDNKAVIINGNRRILLSGSIHYPRSTPQMWEDLTLKAKNGGLDVIDTYVFWNVHEPSPGNYNFEGRYDLVRFIKTVQKQGLYVHLRIGPYVCAEWNFGGFPVWLKYVPGISFRTDNEPYKAAMEKFTQKIVGMMKSEKLFESQGGPIILSQIENEYGKQRSALGAAGDAYMNWAAKMAVGLDTGVPWIMCKDDNAPDPIINTCNGFYCDKFYPNKPYKPTMWTEAWSGWFNEFGGTIHERPVQDLAFAVARFVRTGGSFINYYMYHGGTNFGRTAGGPFITTSYDYDAPIDEYGLIREPKYGHLKELHKAIKLCEHALVSSEPTVVSLGISQQAHVFSAGEGSCAAFLSNFDTKSAAKIMFNNRHYKLPPWSISILPDCRNVVFNTAKVGAQTSRYQMLETSSQLHSWDTYSEDTTALEDSSTFTAPGLVEQLNVTRDSSDYLWYTTSVDIASSEQFLRNGQKPTLSVESRGHALHVFINGNFAGSAYGTRTNTRFTFSSAVKLKAGRNSISLLSIAMGLPNTGLHFEDWSVGVGRVKLNGLDQGQRDLTRQTWSYKVGLSGEKLNLVSPSQVSSVEWTAMAAIAQNQQPLRWYKAYFEAPNGDEPLALDMGSMGKGQVWINGQSIGRYWTAVANGSCGVCHYTGPYRSPKCQAGCGRPTQRWYHVPRSWLQPRQNLVVLVEELGGDPSRISLVKRTTRSVCVDAVERHPMVANYQVESTSTKRMLHQAKVHLRCARGQSISTIKFASYGTPTGTCASFRVGSCHAVTSQAIIEKMCLGKESCKLSVSNSYFGSDPCPNVLKKLSVEAICSNTA, encoded by the exons ATGGGAACTAAATATTTATCGAGTTCATTTACGTTGATGGTGTTGATTTTGTTGGTGATGGGGTGTGAGATGATCAAGTGCAGTGTGAGCTATGATAACAAGGCTGTAATCATCAATGGAAACAGAAGAATTCTTCTCTCTGGTTCCATACATTACCCGAGAAGCACTCCTCAA ATGTGGGAAGATCTGACATTGAAGGCCAAAAATGGTGGATTGGATGTTATTGACACTTACGTGTTTTGGAATGTGCATGAGCCTTCTCCTGGCAAC TATAATTTTGAGGGTAGATATGATCTAGTACGATTTATTAAGACGGTGCAAAAACAAGGCCTCTATGTTCATCTGCGAATTGGACCTTATGTTTGTGCAGAATGGAATTTTGG AGGATTTCCCGTGTGGTTGAAATATGTACCTGGGATCAGCTTCAGAACAGACAACGAGCCCTATAAG gCGGCTATGGAAAAGTTCACTCAGAAAATAGTGGGCATGATGAAGAGTGAGAAACTGTTTGAATCACAAGGAGGTCCAATTATACTCTCCCAG ATTGAGAATGAATATGGGAAACAAAGGAGTGCACTTGGGGCAGCTGGAGATGCCTATATGAACTGGGCAGCTAAAATGGCAGTTGGACTCGACACCGGAGTTCCATGGATCATGTGCAAAGACGATAATGCCCCTGATCCCATC ATAAATACATGTAACGGCTTCTATTGTGATAAATTTTATCCCAACAAGCCTTATAAGCCTACTATGTGGACTGAAGCTTGGAGTGGCTG GTTTAATGAGTTTGGAGGAACGATTCACGAGCGACCGGTTCAAGATCTCGCGTTTGCAGTAGCTCGTTTTGTACGAACAGGTGGTTCCTTTATAAACTACTACATG TACCATGGGGGCACCAACTTCGGGCGCACTGCCGGGGGTCCGTTCATCACAACCAGCTACGACTATGATGCTCCTATTGATGAATATG GTTTGATTCGAGAGCCCAAGTATGGCCATCTCAAGGAGCTCCACAAGGCTATTAAGCTCTGTGAGCACGCACTTGTCTCGTCCGAGCCTACCGTGGTTTCATTAGGGATCTCTCAGCAG GCTCATGTATTCTCGGCAGGGGAGGGCAGCTGCGCAGCTTTTCTTTCCAACTTCGACACTAAATCTGCTGCAAAAATTATGTTCAACAACAGGCACTACAAATTACCTCCTTGGTCCATCAGCATTTTGCCTGACTGCAGAAATGTAGTTTTTAACACTGCAAAG GTTGGAGCTCAAACATCGCGATATCAAATGTTGGAGACAAGTTCCCAACTTCACTCGTGGGATACGTATAGCGAGGACACAACTGCACTAGAAGACAGTTCAACATTTACCGCTCCTGGCCTAGTCGAGCAGTTAAATGTCACGAGGGATAGCAGCGATTATTTGTGGTACACTACCAG TGTCGACATAGCTTCGTCTGAGCAATTTCTAAGAAACGGGCAGAAGCCAACTCTGAGTGTGGAATCTCGAGGCCACGCCCTCCATGTCTTCATCAATGGAAATTTTGCAG GATCTGCTTATGGGACTAGAACGAATACACGATTCACGTTCAGTAGCGCAGTGAAGTTGAAAGCTGGGAGAAATAGTATTTCTTTGCTCAGCATAGCCATGGGATTACCT AACACTGGATTGCATTTCGAGGATTGGAGCGTGGGAGTAGGGCGAGTCAAGCTTAACGGCCTAGATCAAGGACAAAGAGATCTAACAAGGCAAACATGGTCTTACAAG GTGGGATTAAGTGGTGAAAAGCTAAATTTGGTCAGCCCATCCCAAGTCTCATCTGTTGAGTGGACTGCTATGGCAGCCATTGCCCAAAATCAGCAGCCCCTTCGATGGTACAAG GCGTATTTTGAGGCGCCAAATGGAGACGAGCCGTTGGCATTGGACATGGGAAGCATGGGGAAAGGTCAAGTGTGGATCAATGGACAAAGCATAGGAAGATATTGGACTGCTGTAGCAAATGGAAGCTGTGGAGTTTGCCACTACACTGGTCCATACCGATCCCCTAAATGTCAAGCTGGCTGTGGCCGACCAACTCAACGATG GTACCATGTGCCTAGATCATGGTTACAGCCAAGGCAAAATCTCGTCGTACTAGTCGAGGAACTCGGTGGAGATCCATCAAGAATCTCTCTAGTTAAAAGAACAACAAGGAGCGTCTGTGTTGATGCAGTGGAGCGCCATCCCATGGTAGCGAATTATCAGGTCGAGAGCACGAGCACAAAAAGAATGCTCCACCAGGCCAAGGTGCATCTCCGGTGCGCCCGTGGCCAATCTATATCGACCATAAAGTTCGCGAGCTACGGGACACCTACAGGAACATGTGCGAGTTTTAGGGTGGGAAGTTGTCACGCGGTGACCTCCCAAGCTATCATAGAAAAG ATGTGCCTTGGGAAGGAAAGTTGCAAGCTATCAGTTTCCAATAGCTACTTTGGAAGTGATCCTTGCCCTAATGTATTGAAGAAGTTATCTGTTGAGGCTATTTGCTCTAACACAGCATGA